The Mya arenaria isolate MELC-2E11 chromosome 16, ASM2691426v1 genome includes a window with the following:
- the LOC128221594 gene encoding uncharacterized protein LOC128221594, producing MTGSGNDVVTGCVNDDVSGCVNDVVSGGGNDVVSGCVNDDVSCCGNNVVSGFVNDDVSGCGNDVVSGCVNDVVSGSGNDVVSGSGNDDVRVNGCGNDDVSCSGNDVVTSCVNDDVSGCVNDVVSGGGNDVVSGCVNDDVSGCGNNVVSGFVNDDVSGYWNDVVSGCVNDVVNGSENDVVSGSGNDDVSGCGNDVVSGVGNNVVSSSGNDVVSGCGNDDVSGCGNDVVSGYGNDDLSGCGNDVVSGYVNNIVSGSENDVVSGCGNEVVSGCGNDDVSGCGNDVVNGCWNDVLAVIGIKKCAVVGMTT from the exons ATGAC CGGTTCTGGGAATGACGTAGTGACCGGCTGTGTGAATGACGACGTGAGCGGTTGTGTGAATGACGTCGTGAGCGGTGGTGGGAATGACGTAGTGAGCGGCTGTGTGAACGACGACGTGAGCTGTTGTGGGAATAACGTAGTGAGCGGCTTTGTAAATGACGATGTGAGCGGTTGTGGGAATGACGTAGTGAGCGGTTGTGTGAATGACGTAGTGAGCGGTAGTGGGAATGACGTAGTGAGCGGAAGTGGGAATGACGACGTGAGAG TGAATGGTTGTGGGAATGACGACGTGAGCTGTTCTGGGAATGACGTAGTGACCAGCTGTGTGAATGACGACGTGAGCGGTTGTGTGAATGACGTCGTGAGCGGTGGTGGGAATGACGTAGTGAGCGGCTGTGTGAACGACGACGTGAGCGGTTGTGGGAATAACGTAGTGAGCGGCTTTGTGAATGACGATGTGAGCGGTTATTGGAATGACGTAGTGAGCGGTTGTGTGAATGACGTAGTGAACGGTAGTGAGAATGACGTAGTGAGCGGTAGTGGGAATGACGACGTGAGCGGTTGTGGGAATGACGTAGTGAGCGGTGTTGGAAATAACGTAGTGAGCAGTAGTGGGAATGACGTAGTGAGCGGCTGTGGGAATGACGACGTGAGCGGTTGTGGGAATGACGTAGTGAGTGGATATGGGAATGACGACTTGAGCGGTTGTGGGAATGACGTAGTGAGTGGCTATGTGAATAACATAGTGAGCGGTAGTGAGAATGACGTAGTGAGCGGTTGTGGGAATGAAGTCGTTAGCGGTTGTGGGAATGACGACGTGAGCGGTTGTGGGAATGACGTAGTGAACGGTTGTTGGAATGACGTATTAGCTGTTATTGGTATAAAGAAGTGTGCGGTTGTGGGAATGACGACGTGA
- the LOC128221595 gene encoding mucin-5AC-like: protein MHTIAHVVIHTAAHNVIPTTAHYVIHTTAHVVIHTTAHVVIHTTAHVVIYTTAHVVITTTIHYIIPSTAHFFIPKTAYYFIPPTTHYVIATTVYVVIPTTAHIVIHKAAHYVIPATAHVVVHTAAHYVIPTTAHDVIHTTAHVVIHTAGHYVIPTTSFPPPLTTSFTQPLTSSFTKPVTTSFPEQLTSSFPQPFTTSFPQPLTSLFKKPLTTSFPQPLTSSFLQPLTSSFPQLLTTSFPLPLTSSFPLPLTTSFTQPLTTSFPQPLTSLFTKPLTTLFPQPLTSSFTQPLTTSFPLPLTTSFTQPLTSSFTQPVTTSFPEPLTSSFPQPFTTSFPQPLTSLFQKPLTTSFPQPLTTSFLQPLTSSFQQLLTTSFPPPLTTSFPHPLSTSLTQLLTSSFTQPLTTSFPQPLSTSFTQPLTSSFTQPLTSSFTQPLTSSFPQPLTTSFPQLLTSLFQKPLTTSFPQPLTTSFPQPLTSSFPQLLTTSFRLPLTTSFRQPLTASFTQPLTISFKQLLLTSFPQPLTRSFPLALTSSFTQPLTILFQQPLSTSFPQPLSMSFPKPLTTLFTLPLTSSFPLPLFS from the coding sequence ATGCACACAATCGCTCATGTCGTCATTCACACAGCCGCTCACAACGTCATTCCCACAACCGCTCACTACGTCATTCACACAACCGCTCACGTCGTCATTCACACAACCGCTCACGTCGTCATTCACACAACCGCTCACGTCGTCATTTACACAACCGCTCACGTCGTCATTACCACAACCATTCACTACATCATTCCCTCAACTGCTCACTTCTTTATTCCAAAAACCGCTTACTACTTCATTCCACCAACCACTCACTACGTCATTGCCACAACCGTTTACGTCGTCATTCCCACAACCGCTCACATCGTCATTCACAAAGCCGCTCACTACGTTATTCCCGCAACCGCTCACGTCGTCGTTCACACAGCCGCTCACTACGTCATTCCCACCACCGCTCACGACGTCATTCACACAACCGCTCACGTCGTCATTCACACAGCCGGTCACTACGTCATTCCCACTACGTCATTCCCACCACCGCTCACGACGTCATTCACACAACCGCTCACGTCGTCATTCACAAAGCCGGTCACTACGTCATTCCCAGAACAGCTCACGTCGTCATTCCCACAACCATTCACTACATCATTTCCTCAACCGCTCACTTCTTTATTCAAAAAACCGCTTACTACATCATTCCCACAACCACTCACTTCTTCATTCCTACAACCGCTCACGTCGTCATTCCCACAGCTGCTCACTACGTCATTCCCACTACCTCTCACGTCGTCATTCCCACTCCCGCTTACTACGTCATTCACACAACCGCTCACTACGTCATTCCCACAACCGCTCACATCGTTATTCACAAAGCCGCTCACTACGTTATTCCCACAACCGCTCACGTCGTCGTTCACACAGCCGCTCACTACGTCATTCCCACTACCGCTCACGACGTCATTCACACAACCGCTCACGTCGTCATTCACACAGCCGGTCACTACGTCATTCCCAGAACCGCTCACGTCGTCATTCCCACAACCATTCACTACATCATTCCCTCAACCGCTCACTTCTTTATTCCAAAAACCGCTAACTACATCATTCCCACAACCACTCACTACTTCATTCCTACAACCGCTCACGTCGTCATTCCAACAGCTGCTCACTACGTCATTCCCACCACCGCTCACTACGTCATTCCCACACCCGCTTTCTACGTCATTGACACAATTGCTCACGTCGTCATTCACACAGCCGCTCACAACGTCATTCCCACAGCCGCTCAGTACGTCATTTACACAACCGCTCACGTCGTCATTCACACAACCGCTCACGTCGTCATTTACACAACCGCTCACGTCGTCATTCCCACAACCACTCACTACATCATTCCCTCAACTGCTCACTTCTTTATTCCAAAAACCGCTTACTACTTCATTCCCACAACCACTCACTACGTCATTCCCACAACCGCTTACGTCGTCATTCCCACAGCTGCTCACTACGTCATTCCGACTACCGCTCACTACGTCATTCCGACAACCTCTCACTGCGTCATTCACACAACCGCTCACAATTTCATTCAAACAACTGCTCTTAACGTCATTCCCACAACCGCTCACTAGGTCATTCCCACTAGCGCTCACTTCGTCATTCACACAACCGCTCACAATTTTATTCCAACAACCGCTCTCAACGTCATTCCCACAACCGCTCTCAATGTCATTCCCAAAACCGCTCACTACGTTATTCACACTCCCGCTCACCTCGTCATTCCCACTACCGCTCTTTTCGTAA